A DNA window from Ornithobacterium rhinotracheale DSM 15997 contains the following coding sequences:
- the rbfA gene encoding 30S ribosome-binding factor RbfA gives MESNRLHKVNQLLQQELAEIFRVEGNKMKQGLLVSVTEVRTTSDLSIAKTYISVFPTQYRAEVLKTIVDNKSYFRKLLGERVGKQMRIVPDLQFYSDESLDKVDAIERELKGKGNNPIL, from the coding sequence TTGGAAAGTAACAGATTACATAAAGTCAATCAATTATTACAACAAGAACTTGCCGAGATTTTCCGTGTGGAAGGCAATAAAATGAAACAAGGGCTGCTGGTGAGCGTAACGGAAGTGCGCACTACTAGCGATCTTTCTATCGCCAAAACCTACATCAGCGTTTTCCCTACTCAGTATCGTGCAGAGGTGCTTAAAACCATTGTAGATAACAAAAGTTATTTCCGCAAATTGCTAGGCGAGCGTGTGGGCAAACAAATGAGAATTGTTCCTGATTTACAATTTTATAGCGACGAGTCGCTGGATAAAGTAGATGCGATAGAGCGCGAATTGAAAGGCAAAGGAAACAATCCGATTTTATAA
- a CDS encoding DEAD/DEAH box helicase yields MRKSNNSFSGSKSGRGKRGFASKKNGKSFTKSKRNASFGDAERGGREEKSFKFKGGKSRRPSGGGGRGKAKGGNGKKRGNFIPVEKFIHKGRPIQEVKYEATQRYDEMPIHPKLLKNILNMGFTMPTEIQEKAFMPISEIKDVLGVANTGTGKTAAYLIPIINAMLMSETRFFGLVMVPTRELAEQVEDEFRKLSKGLKLFGTSFIGGRSISNDLRKLRKDFDIVIGTPGRLVDLSKRNALKFENFSVLILDEFDRMLDMGFSQDVNFITQKMTNRDQTLLFSATVDQAQKEIVDNILDNPVEIKVSQGNATAEHIDQDVMYYKRRDKFDVLLSLLEEEGFEKVMIFAETKRAVSELSDKLKKAKIKSDEIHGDKTQSYRKIALKDFKSGKIKVLVGTDVAARGLDISDVTHVINYQVPQDYETYIHRIGRTGRAGKKGKAYTFVEKK; encoded by the coding sequence ATGAGAAAATCAAACAACAGCTTTTCAGGCTCTAAATCAGGGCGTGGAAAAAGAGGTTTTGCCTCTAAGAAAAACGGAAAATCTTTCACAAAATCAAAGAGAAACGCATCTTTTGGCGATGCTGAAAGAGGCGGAAGAGAAGAAAAATCATTCAAATTTAAAGGCGGAAAAAGCAGAAGACCTTCGGGCGGAGGCGGAAGAGGAAAAGCTAAAGGTGGAAACGGCAAAAAGCGTGGAAACTTTATCCCAGTAGAGAAATTCATTCACAAAGGGAGACCTATTCAAGAGGTGAAATACGAGGCAACGCAGCGTTACGACGAGATGCCAATTCACCCAAAATTGCTTAAAAATATCTTGAATATGGGATTTACCATGCCTACCGAGATTCAAGAAAAGGCTTTTATGCCTATTAGCGAAATCAAAGATGTTTTGGGCGTTGCCAACACAGGAACAGGGAAAACTGCGGCATATTTAATCCCAATCATCAATGCAATGCTTATGAGCGAAACACGTTTCTTTGGACTTGTAATGGTGCCTACTCGTGAGCTTGCAGAACAGGTGGAAGATGAGTTTAGAAAATTATCTAAAGGTTTAAAACTTTTCGGAACCTCATTTATCGGAGGACGCAGCATAAGCAATGATTTGCGTAAATTGAGAAAAGATTTTGATATCGTAATCGGCACGCCAGGTAGATTGGTAGATTTAAGCAAACGAAATGCTTTGAAATTCGAGAATTTCTCGGTCTTAATTCTAGATGAATTTGATCGCATGCTTGATATGGGATTCAGCCAAGATGTGAACTTTATCACGCAAAAAATGACCAATCGTGATCAGACTTTATTGTTTTCTGCCACAGTGGATCAAGCACAGAAAGAAATTGTAGATAATATTTTAGATAATCCTGTGGAAATTAAAGTTTCGCAAGGGAATGCCACCGCAGAGCATATAGACCAAGATGTAATGTACTATAAACGAAGAGATAAATTCGATGTTTTATTGTCATTATTGGAAGAGGAAGGTTTTGAGAAAGTAATGATTTTTGCGGAAACTAAACGCGCAGTGAGCGAACTTAGCGATAAACTTAAAAAAGCTAAAATCAAAAGTGATGAAATTCATGGAGATAAAACGCAAAGCTACCGTAAAATAGCATTAAAAGACTTTAAATCAGGTAAAATCAAAGTTTTGGTAGGTACCGATGTAGCCGCAAGAGGATTAGACATCAGCGATGTTACACATGTGATTAATTACCAAGTGCCGCAAGATTATGAAACGTACATTCACCGAATTGGTAGAACAGGTCGTGCCGGCAAAAAAGGTAAAGCCTATACTTTTGTAGAAAAGAAATAA